In one Salvelinus fontinalis isolate EN_2023a chromosome 16, ASM2944872v1, whole genome shotgun sequence genomic region, the following are encoded:
- the LOC129813136 gene encoding homeobox protein Nkx-2.1-like has protein sequence MSMSPRHTTPFSVSDILSPLEESYKKVSMENNNLGSPLASYRQPQVSQAMMQQHHMGHNGTVSAAYHMTATGVSQLSHTTMGGYCNGNLGNMSDLTPYQDGMRGSATATGWYGANTDPRFSTISRFMGSSSGMNMGSMGSLGSLVDVGKGMGSLSSTPRRKRRVLFSQAQVYELERRFKQQKYLSAPEREHLASMIHLTPTQVKIWFQNHRYKMKRQAKDKVSQQQMQQESSSCQQHSPRRVAVPVLVKDGKPCQGSAHTPTTTVQAHHQQGANVMIMSSNGSGLGQHQSQQVGSAGHSPDLTQHSASPPSLQTQVAGLSHLNSSSAEYGTALQCSALLYGRTW, from the exons ATGTCGATGAGCCCTAGGCATACGACTCCTTTTTCTGTTTCCGATATCTTGAGTCCTCTTGAGGAGAGCTACAAGAAAGTAAGTATGGAGAATAACAACTTGGGGTCACCTCTCGCGTCGTACCGGCAGCCGCAGGTGTCTCAGGCGATGATGCAGCAGCACCACATGGGCCATAACGGGACGGTGTCCGCGGCATACCATATGACTGCGACGGGGGTGTCCCAGCTGTCACACACCACGATGGGGGGCTACTGTAACGGCAACCTGGGGAACATGAGCGACCTGACGCCCTACCAGGACGGCATGAGAGGCAGCGCCACGGCCACTGGCTGGTACGGGGCCAACACAGACCCGCGATTCTCCACGA TCTCGCGCTTCATGGGCTCTTCTTCGGGCATGAACATGGGCAGTATGGGCAGCCTTGGCTCGCTAGTAGACGTGGGGAAAGGCATGGGCTCGCTCTCGAGCACCCCGAGAAGGAAGAGGCGCGTGCTGTTCTCTCAGGCTCAGGTCTACGAGCTCGAGCGGCGATTCAAACAACAGAAGTACCTATCGGCGCCTGAGAGAGAACACCTGGCGAGCATGATCCACCTCACCCCGACCCAGGTCAAAATCTGGTTTCAGAACCACCGATATAAAATGAAGAGGCAAGCGAAGGACAAAGTGTCGCAGCAGCAGATGCAACAGGAGAGTAGTTCCTGTCAGCAGCATTCACCTCGGCGGGTGGCTGTGCCTGTGTTAGTGAAAGACGGCAAGCCATGCCAAGGCAGTGCCCACACTCCCACCACTACTGTCCAGGCCCACCACCAACAAGGTGCCAATGTTATGATCATGTCCAGTAACGGTTCAGGCCTAGGTCAGCACCAGAGCCAACAGGTGGGTAGTGCAGGTCACTCTCCAGACCTAACACAACACTCCGCCAGCCCACCGTCTCTCCAGACCCAGGTAGCCGGCCTCTCTCACCTGAACTCCTCCAGCGCCGAGTACGGGACGGCCCTGCAGTGCTCTGCTCTGTTATATGGCAGGACATGGTGA